In the genome of Candidatus Hydrogenedentota bacterium, the window AAAGACGCGGCATTTCCAAGTCCGGACTGTTGGCGAATCAGGCCAACGAGATACTCAATCGTCTTCTCATCGCCCACATAAGCCAGGAGAGCCGTAGCTTCCTGCCGCAACTGAAGGTCGGATTCCTTCTTACCCGACGAGATGTCCATGAGCGTCGACAGGACTTCAGGCCCCCCCAATCGGATCAGTCCGTACAACGCGGTACGCCGTACTTCGATGTAGGGACTCTCCAACAGCCCGGTTAGCTCGCGAATGGCCCCCTCATCATCCACTTCGTACAAGGCATTGGCACAGACTTCGGCAAGTTCACGCTGGCCGGACTTGGCGTATTTGGCCAGGTCCTTGATGGATTCGTGGCTCTTGATGCGCCCGAGGGCGTAGGCCATGACGATTAGATACGGCTCCGGTTGGCCTTGCTCGCGAAAAAGGTGAAGCAACGTCGGTTCGATCACCCTCGCCAAAGACGGAAGTACGGAGTCCAGGGCGTTCGCCGTCTCCGGCGAGCCAGCCAGCAGGGTCCCCAGAATAGAATCCACCAGCCAGGCCGGATTCCCCTGCAGTATTGCCTGACTTGCCGCCTTTCTGACTTCGGGTGCGGAATCGCCCAACGACAGAATCAGCCACTGCAACGCGTCGTACGACTCCGATGCTGCCAGGCCCTCAACCGCCCGCACGCGAATCTCCGGGTCCTGCGACTGCAATAGGGCAAGCAGCGAAGCGGGGAGTTCCTGCTTCTGACTCTTGCCTCGCGGTGGCCACGGGACCTGTTCCGTTTGGGCCGGCAGGCTAAGTTCGAGTTTGGGTGCCGTCAGGCGGTATGAAGCCTCTGTCTCGGGCTTTGAAGGGGTCTCCTCTTGGCCGGCGGGAGTCTCATTTGCCGTAGCGCGGTCTTCAGGAGCAGGGTGAGTAGTTGGCGTCTCTCCCCAGGCCAGTAACGGGGAAGCCCCAAGCAAAATCCAAACGATCAACCTTTGGAATCGAAACAACATCATGGATCAATGAGCCTCTGTTTCATGCCAGATTCTTGTGTCGGAGGGTGCCGCGTGTCAAGTAAATAACTTCCTGAAGCCGTGAATTGCGTGTCCAATGTCGAGAGAGGATGATGCCGCTGCCACTCCAGCGGCGAGGGTGCCAGCGAGTTTCAAGCTCTCGGGACCCCGAGGAAAATAAAAAATGTCTACCTTCCCAAACCTGGAATAATGTGCCGGGAGGGGAATGTTTCGTTAATA includes:
- a CDS encoding HEAT repeat domain-containing protein, producing MMLFRFQRLIVWILLGASPLLAWGETPTTHPAPEDRATANETPAGQEETPSKPETEASYRLTAPKLELSLPAQTEQVPWPPRGKSQKQELPASLLALLQSQDPEIRVRAVEGLAASESYDALQWLILSLGDSAPEVRKAASQAILQGNPAWLVDSILGTLLAGSPETANALDSVLPSLARVIEPTLLHLFREQGQPEPYLIVMAYALGRIKSHESIKDLAKYAKSGQRELAEVCANALYEVDDEGAIRELTGLLESPYIEVRRTALYGLIRLGGPEVLSTLMDISSGKKESDLQLRQEATALLAYVGDEKTIEYLVGLIRQQSGLGNAASFALQNLTGYQVGNRPYLWLEWWNELQEAKKLEQEEKMTNPLVPADQIPEEEQGHFPGLPPVGVPRPEDTVEQR